A single genomic interval of Aedes aegypti strain LVP_AGWG unplaced genomic scaffold, AaegL5.0 Primary Assembly AGWG_AaegL5_hic_scaff_858_PBJ_arrow, whole genome shotgun sequence harbors:
- the LOC5566466 gene encoding DNA repair protein XRCC3, whose translation MNVDSTESKSAGFITAHQSLKAHHQRWRKIKLGVDALDQLTGGGISSRGIVEIAGDPGSGKTQMCLHLALACQMQCETRKGVVYISTEHPFPSKRLVQMEQVMKRNLRITEDSMKFTDNIFVEHLNTAVALEECVNQRLPILLENNPISLLIIDSITAAYTEEQNFVDRAHSFRRVVNALHSLQDKFDFGVLCTNQVRSVVDSSTLDDERIVPAMGLAWGSLVHTRFQLSRTPGSGERRCQLLFSPMAAPGHCSFAITEAGISDFA comes from the exons ATGAACGTCGATTCCACCGAATCGAAATCTGCTGGATTTATAACAG CCCATCAATCTCTCAAAGCCCACCACCAACGTTGGCGCAAAATCAAGCTGGGCGTAGATGCATTGGATCAACTGACCGGGGGTGGCATAAGCTCACGTGGCATAGTCGAAATTGCCGGAGATCCCGGTTCGGGTAAAACCCAAATGTGCCTCCATCTGGCTTTGGCTTGCCAGATGCAATGTGAGACGCGGAAAGGAGTTGTGTACATAAGCACCGAGCATCCGTTCCCCTCCAAGCGATTGGTTCAAATGGAACAAGTGATGAAGCGCAATCTCAGGATAACGGAAGATAGCATGAAGTTTACGGATAACATTTTCGTCGAACATCTGAACACAGCT GTAGCTCTAGAAGAATGCGTCAACCAGAGGCTCCCCATTCTGTTGGAGAACAACCCGATAAGTTTGCTCATAATCGATTCCATAACGGCGGCCTACACCGAGGAGCAGAACTTCGTGGACCGCGCCCATTCGTTCCGGCGGGTGGTCAATGCCCTGCATTCCCTACAAGACAAATTCGATTTTGGAGTGCTTTGTACGAACCAGGTGCGATCCGTGGTCGACAGTTCCACGTTGGACGACGAACGGATAGTTCCCGCCATGGGGCTGGCCTGGGGCTCTCTGGTGCACACGAGATTTCAGCTAAGCCGGACTCCCGGAAGTGGTGAGCGACGGTGTCAGTTGCTGTTCAGTCCCATGGCGGCCCCGGGGCACTGTAGCTTTGCCATTACCGAAGCAGGGATTTCGGATTTTGCGTAG